In a genomic window of Brucella anthropi ATCC 49188:
- the dsbD gene encoding protein-disulfide reductase DsbD yields MHPDRDHPSNFMSSMPILRLLAGLFFVFLSLPAAAQQEDLLQAEEAFRFSVERNADQQIQLRWEIEEGYYLYRDHLEAKDAATGEPIPLSTGPGVVETEDANFGPSEVYYLEAVARLGTEAPGQVAVTYQGCKKDSICYPPLTLTVNTANLQVSEPVVGFGIGPTPAAPAGGTGNGGFSLAEDTQDGGMVGSLLASGGAIWVIVSFLAFGLLLAFTPCVLPMYPILSATLAREGEALTARRGFILSLAYVLAMAAAFGLLGVVAAWSGQNLQMVLQSPYAIGAVAALFVVLATAMFGLFELQLPTTWVSRMAGVQAGTRGSVGGAAGMGFLSALIVGPCVTAPLAAALLYIAHTGDAWIGASALFALGLGQGIPLIAFGTMGSRALPRAGAWMVQVKYAFGFVFLGAAIWMVSRILPPQVTLALWAGLLLIVAVFIGVADRLLADAGAWPRFRKAAGLGVSLGGVILAIGAASGGTDPLRPLAHFVMTGSGQQIAQSEMTFIEANSTPQVEQAIASANGRPTLVYFTADWCVICKTIERDVFSSTEIVAALNDFQRVKVDLTGLDEASQGLMRDLAVVGPPTMIFFNRNASEANGSRLIGDVTTDTLLTSVSQARQ; encoded by the coding sequence ATGCATCCCGATCGCGATCATCCGAGTAATTTCATGTCCTCAATGCCCATACTCCGCCTCCTTGCTGGCCTGTTCTTCGTCTTCCTGTCGCTGCCCGCCGCGGCGCAACAGGAGGATCTCCTGCAAGCCGAGGAAGCCTTCCGTTTCTCGGTTGAGCGGAATGCGGATCAGCAGATCCAACTCCGGTGGGAAATCGAGGAAGGCTATTACCTCTATCGCGATCATCTGGAAGCGAAGGATGCCGCGACCGGCGAGCCGATCCCGCTGTCGACTGGACCGGGCGTCGTGGAGACAGAGGATGCCAACTTCGGTCCTTCGGAGGTCTATTATCTTGAAGCGGTGGCACGTCTCGGCACTGAAGCGCCCGGGCAGGTCGCAGTCACCTATCAGGGCTGCAAGAAGGATTCGATCTGCTATCCGCCGCTGACCCTGACGGTCAACACGGCAAACCTTCAGGTTTCCGAACCCGTTGTCGGCTTTGGCATAGGTCCAACTCCGGCCGCCCCTGCCGGAGGGACGGGAAACGGCGGCTTCAGCCTGGCTGAGGACACGCAGGACGGCGGCATGGTCGGCTCGCTTCTCGCCAGCGGCGGTGCGATCTGGGTGATCGTGAGTTTCCTCGCCTTCGGGCTGTTGCTCGCCTTCACGCCCTGCGTGCTGCCCATGTATCCGATCCTGAGCGCGACCCTGGCGCGCGAGGGCGAGGCATTGACGGCCCGGCGCGGCTTCATCCTGTCTTTGGCCTATGTGCTGGCAATGGCCGCAGCGTTTGGCCTGCTTGGCGTGGTTGCCGCGTGGTCCGGCCAAAACCTCCAGATGGTGCTGCAATCGCCCTACGCCATTGGCGCCGTCGCAGCGCTGTTCGTCGTGCTGGCGACGGCGATGTTCGGCCTGTTCGAACTGCAACTGCCGACCACCTGGGTCAGCCGGATGGCAGGGGTACAGGCCGGCACGCGCGGCTCGGTGGGCGGAGCCGCCGGAATGGGCTTCCTTTCCGCGCTGATCGTCGGTCCCTGCGTCACCGCGCCGCTCGCCGCGGCACTTCTCTATATCGCACATACGGGCGATGCCTGGATCGGCGCGAGTGCGCTGTTTGCCCTCGGGCTCGGCCAAGGCATTCCGCTGATCGCCTTTGGCACGATGGGGAGCCGCGCTCTGCCGCGTGCGGGGGCGTGGATGGTGCAGGTCAAATACGCGTTCGGCTTCGTCTTTCTCGGCGCGGCGATCTGGATGGTCTCCCGAATCCTGCCGCCGCAAGTGACGCTGGCGCTTTGGGCGGGCCTCCTCTTGATTGTTGCGGTCTTCATCGGCGTCGCTGATCGGCTCCTGGCCGATGCGGGTGCCTGGCCACGTTTCCGCAAAGCCGCCGGACTTGGGGTTTCCCTCGGCGGCGTCATCCTGGCGATCGGGGCGGCGTCGGGCGGGACCGACCCGCTACGTCCGCTCGCCCACTTCGTCATGACCGGTTCGGGCCAGCAGATCGCCCAGTCCGAGATGACATTCATCGAGGCAAACTCGACGCCGCAGGTCGAGCAAGCGATTGCCTCTGCCAACGGACGTCCGACATTGGTCTATTTCACGGCCGACTGGTGCGTCATCTGCAAGACGATCGAACGCGACGTCTTTTCGAGCACGGAAATCGTTGCCGCACTGAACGACTTCCAGCGTGTCAAGGTGGATCTGACCGGACTGGATGAGGCCAGTCAGGGTCTGATGCGCGATCTTGCTGTGGTCGGCCCACCGACCATGATCTTCTTCAACCGAAATGCCTCGGAGGCAAACGGCTCCCGCCTCATCGGCGATGTGACAACCGATACGTTGCTGACATCGGTCTCTCAGGCGAGGCAGTGA
- a CDS encoding DsbA family protein, with protein MSRRTLLSGLAALAAAGFAMPVRADDMSAEMILNDPEAPVGGNPNGDLTIVSFFDYNCPFCKRTVEPLNTVLESDGNVRHVYKDWPILAQSSVYGAKLALAAGYQNRYEEAYLALMGIEGSRVPEEQMRQALEGAGFDTAGLETQANRRDAEITALLQRNNAQAEGLGLRGTPVFLIGRFLVASALDEDGFRQVVADAREAS; from the coding sequence TTGAGTCGGCGGACCTTGCTCTCGGGCCTGGCGGCGCTCGCTGCCGCCGGCTTTGCCATGCCCGTGCGTGCCGACGACATGTCAGCCGAGATGATCCTGAACGACCCGGAGGCGCCGGTCGGCGGCAACCCGAACGGCGACCTGACGATCGTCTCGTTCTTTGACTATAACTGTCCTTTCTGCAAGCGCACCGTCGAGCCGCTGAATACGGTGCTGGAATCGGACGGCAATGTGCGTCACGTCTACAAGGACTGGCCGATCCTCGCGCAGTCTTCGGTCTATGGCGCAAAGCTGGCGTTGGCGGCCGGGTATCAGAACCGCTACGAGGAAGCCTATCTGGCGTTGATGGGTATCGAAGGGTCGCGGGTGCCAGAAGAGCAGATGCGACAGGCATTGGAAGGTGCCGGCTTCGACACGGCGGGTCTCGAGACCCAAGCCAACCGCCGCGACGCCGAGATCACCGCCTTGCTTCAGCGCAATAACGCGCAGGCCGAGGGGCTCGGTCTGCGTGGCACGCCCGTGTTTCTGATCGGTCGGTTTCTCGTCGCCTCCGCCCTCGACGAGGACGGCTTCCGCCAGGTTGTCGCAGACGCTCGCGAAGCGTCTTGA
- a CDS encoding thioredoxin family protein, translating to MRTRLLRNNAVASAEGVGCGIDADARRKNDQWTRRELLLGGLVVPVGLLATPSGMAAANPAAMVTDVASYRERLEQIARTHSFALIDIRADWCAVCHRIEREILAHPAVLQHLEAVPLVKVDVTAMDEGNRQLLSHLRASGPPTFFVVDAATGQEYNGTRSVGPFSRRDLMRRLRPFTR from the coding sequence ATGCGGACGCGACTTTTAAGAAACAACGCCGTAGCGTCCGCGGAAGGTGTTGGATGCGGCATCGATGCTGATGCTCGACGCAAGAATGACCAATGGACCCGCCGCGAGCTTCTGCTCGGGGGCCTGGTGGTGCCGGTAGGATTGTTGGCGACTCCCAGCGGGATGGCCGCCGCCAATCCGGCTGCAATGGTCACGGACGTCGCTTCCTACCGGGAGAGACTGGAGCAGATCGCACGAACACATAGCTTCGCGCTCATCGACATCCGTGCGGATTGGTGCGCGGTGTGCCACCGCATTGAGCGGGAAATCCTCGCCCACCCTGCTGTGCTGCAACACCTTGAGGCTGTCCCTCTCGTCAAGGTGGACGTCACGGCGATGGACGAGGGAAACCGCCAGCTCCTCTCCCACCTTCGAGCGAGCGGCCCGCCGACATTCTTCGTCGTGGATGCAGCCACCGGACAGGAATACAACGGCACCCGTTCGGTCGGACCGTTCAGCAGGCGCGATCTCATGCGGCGGTTGCGGCCGTTCACCCGATAG
- a CDS encoding L,D-transpeptidase, which translates to MTLAGCVSTRQTPQVAQPVSMPPPPPTPPMYYALPNERFPIPEVDVSKVDPKWWRTEVDYPTDERAGIVIVDTPNRYLYHVQPHGRATRYGVGVGRDGFSWAGRGRHIAYKREWPRWTPPDEMVARQPELEPYSIANGGMDPGLKNPLGARALYIHEGNRDTIYRIHGNPEFWTIGQAVSSGCIRMINQDVIHLADNVRDGSPLVVIADPAMGHLLVG; encoded by the coding sequence ATGACTCTCGCCGGATGCGTTTCCACGAGGCAAACACCGCAAGTCGCGCAGCCGGTCTCGATGCCTCCTCCGCCGCCGACGCCCCCGATGTACTACGCACTGCCGAACGAGCGCTTCCCGATCCCGGAAGTCGACGTTTCCAAGGTCGATCCGAAATGGTGGCGGACGGAAGTCGACTATCCAACCGATGAACGAGCCGGAATCGTCATCGTCGATACGCCAAACCGTTACCTCTACCACGTTCAGCCTCACGGCCGCGCAACCCGATACGGTGTGGGTGTCGGCAGGGACGGTTTTTCGTGGGCTGGTCGAGGGCGTCATATCGCATACAAGCGGGAATGGCCGCGCTGGACACCTCCCGATGAAATGGTTGCGCGCCAACCCGAGTTAGAGCCCTACTCAATCGCCAATGGCGGCATGGACCCGGGGCTGAAAAATCCACTTGGAGCACGCGCCCTCTACATTCATGAAGGAAACCGGGACACGATCTATCGCATCCACGGAAACCCGGAATTCTGGACCATCGGCCAGGCCGTTTCATCAGGATGCATCCGGATGATCAATCAGGATGTCATCCACCTCGCCGACAACGTTCGCGACGGGAGCCCGCTGGTTGTGATAGCAGATCCGGCTATGGGGCATCTTTTGGTGGGATAG
- a CDS encoding ATP-binding protein codes for MPSISKRLFLILALTTGLVWLSAVVWIFLSTRAEVERVLDARLMEAGRMVSSLIVSQEIAIDPTQTITSDLPVRGHSAYDRQLSCQIWSLQGTLIGRSDAAPDQAMSEHTDGISETVINGERWRVYAITNTERGVRVLVGDNLSIRNGLVNDVIRGLLLPVLLMLPVLAVLIWLSVRRGLEPLRKIAGDLEARPASDLSPIEDVQTAKEIAPVLQSLNGLFARVAGLRERERNFTAFAAHELRTPLAGLKTQAQVALASGDGTIREQALRQIMVGVDRTGRLVRQLLDMSAVEALDQGERSGKVWPGSILRALADELADPTRGVAVEVSPDLDRIELDIEPDLFALAARNLMENAVNHSPPGGVVRCRVAGPAEEGQMIIEDDGPGIPEEELARVTERFFRGRNKVPVGSGLGLAIVELALGRSGWHLRLQNRDCGGLQAVMANAA; via the coding sequence ATGCCGTCGATCTCCAAACGGCTGTTCCTGATCCTCGCCCTGACCACCGGTCTCGTCTGGCTGTCGGCGGTCGTCTGGATTTTCCTTTCCACGCGCGCGGAGGTGGAACGGGTTCTCGACGCGCGGCTGATGGAAGCCGGCCGGATGGTTTCCTCATTGATCGTCAGCCAGGAGATCGCCATCGATCCGACGCAAACGATCACGTCCGATCTGCCGGTGCGCGGCCACAGCGCCTATGACCGCCAGCTTTCGTGCCAGATCTGGTCGCTGCAGGGGACATTGATCGGGCGATCGGATGCGGCGCCCGATCAAGCAATGTCGGAGCACACCGACGGGATCTCCGAAACCGTGATAAATGGTGAGCGGTGGCGGGTTTATGCAATCACCAATACCGAGCGCGGTGTTCGCGTTCTGGTCGGCGACAATCTGAGTATCCGTAACGGGTTGGTGAACGACGTCATCCGCGGTCTTCTCCTGCCGGTCCTGCTGATGTTGCCGGTTCTTGCTGTCCTGATCTGGCTCAGCGTCAGGCGCGGCCTTGAGCCGCTAAGGAAGATCGCAGGCGACCTGGAAGCACGACCCGCCTCCGACCTCAGCCCGATCGAGGACGTGCAGACCGCGAAGGAGATTGCGCCGGTCTTGCAGTCGCTCAACGGATTGTTTGCACGCGTGGCCGGGCTTCGGGAACGCGAGCGCAACTTCACCGCCTTTGCCGCCCACGAACTGCGCACGCCGTTGGCCGGCCTCAAGACGCAGGCGCAGGTCGCGCTTGCAAGCGGCGATGGCACGATCCGCGAGCAGGCATTGCGTCAGATCATGGTTGGCGTAGACCGCACCGGCCGGCTCGTTCGGCAATTGCTGGATATGTCGGCGGTTGAGGCGCTCGACCAGGGCGAGCGTAGTGGGAAGGTATGGCCCGGGAGTATACTGAGAGCGCTCGCGGACGAATTAGCAGATCCGACCAGGGGCGTTGCGGTCGAGGTTTCCCCTGATCTTGACCGCATCGAGCTGGACATCGAGCCGGATCTGTTCGCTCTTGCTGCCCGGAATCTGATGGAGAACGCTGTGAACCATTCGCCGCCCGGAGGCGTCGTCAGGTGTCGTGTGGCCGGCCCCGCCGAAGAGGGCCAGATGATCATCGAGGATGATGGTCCCGGTATCCCCGAGGAGGAGTTGGCCCGCGTCACCGAACGCTTCTTTCGCGGCCGCAACAAAGTACCGGTCGGCAGCGGTCTCGGTCTCGCGATCGTCGAACTGGCGCTCGGGCGGAGTGGTTGGCACCTACGACTTCAGAATCGCGATTGCGGAGGGCTGCAAGCGGTGATGGCGAACGCCGCGTGA
- a CDS encoding response regulator: MRVLIVEDDAVLRDGLTVGLSIGGFTADAVKTCEEAGAALTNHEFDALVLDLMLPDGSGLDVLKSLRERQDATPVLLLTARDQVADRIHGLDAGADDYLGKPFDLDEVAARLRALVRRAAGRPQALIEWRGLRLDPANQNVEHQGEPIRLSRREYSILHALMIHPGRILSRSQIEEKLYGWQEEVESNAVEVHIHHLRGKLGPGMIQTVRGIGYRLGDEP; this comes from the coding sequence ATGCGCGTGCTGATAGTCGAAGATGATGCCGTCCTCAGAGACGGATTGACGGTGGGCCTTTCGATTGGCGGCTTCACCGCCGATGCGGTCAAAACCTGCGAAGAAGCCGGCGCAGCTCTCACGAACCATGAGTTCGATGCGCTGGTGCTTGACCTGATGCTTCCCGACGGTTCCGGCCTCGACGTGCTGAAATCCCTGCGGGAACGGCAGGACGCCACGCCCGTCCTCCTCCTGACTGCGCGTGATCAGGTCGCCGACCGGATTCACGGACTGGATGCGGGGGCCGACGACTATCTCGGCAAGCCGTTCGACCTCGACGAGGTCGCGGCGCGGCTGCGCGCGCTCGTCCGCCGTGCCGCTGGCCGGCCGCAGGCGCTTATCGAATGGCGCGGCCTGCGGCTCGATCCTGCAAACCAGAATGTCGAACACCAAGGCGAACCCATCCGCCTGTCGCGGCGCGAATACTCGATTTTGCATGCCCTCATGATCCATCCCGGCCGGATCCTGTCGCGGAGCCAGATCGAGGAGAAGCTTTACGGCTGGCAGGAGGAGGTCGAGAGCAATGCTGTCGAGGTCCACATCCATCATCTTCGCGGCAAGCTGGGACCGGGCATGATCCAGACCGTCCGTGGGATCGGCTATCGCCTCGGAGACGAACCGTGA
- a CDS encoding lysine N(6)-hydroxylase/L-ornithine N(5)-oxygenase family protein: protein MTHSILDLCGIGVGPFNLSLAAQLDSINGVNIQFFDSKPKFDWHPGMMLPGAELQTSFMKDLVTATNPTSPWTFAAYLVAHKRFYEFLNADYDAIPRKEFARYLSWAAGNIPSLNFGQNIREITFSGNHFQLAFDNEVRTARNLSLGVGLKPYVPEWARSVIGDRAFHSSEAVQKLDTLKGKRIVVIGGGQSGAEIFQHLLERRDSDNEISWISRRPNFQPLDDSPFTDEHFTPQYVAEFHQLAEPRRHAIVEHQKLASDGISASTIRAIYRRLYEQRHLDHDTLQATLLPYREVLDLKQDGASLSIVMRNGFDGTIEMLSADHLIFATGYKFSLPECLSAIQDRLSIVEGRSLRVGADFALDWNGPVDRRIFVLNAGRLCHGIAEPQLSLMAWRSAVITNALLKRAHFDLEFPDTAFRWTSGNLDLNRSVSGIS, encoded by the coding sequence ATGACACATTCCATTCTTGATCTGTGCGGAATTGGCGTTGGTCCATTCAATCTCAGCCTGGCGGCGCAGCTGGATTCAATCAACGGCGTAAATATCCAATTTTTTGATAGCAAACCCAAATTCGACTGGCACCCGGGCATGATGCTGCCCGGTGCCGAACTCCAGACCTCCTTCATGAAGGATCTGGTTACAGCCACTAATCCGACGAGCCCGTGGACATTTGCAGCCTATCTGGTCGCCCATAAACGGTTCTATGAGTTTCTCAACGCTGACTACGACGCCATCCCCCGCAAGGAATTTGCGCGGTATCTGTCTTGGGCTGCGGGGAATATTCCGAGCCTGAACTTTGGTCAGAATATCCGCGAGATCACTTTTAGCGGCAATCATTTCCAGCTGGCCTTCGATAATGAGGTCCGAACGGCCCGCAATTTGTCCCTCGGTGTGGGGTTGAAACCTTATGTACCTGAATGGGCCAGATCGGTGATTGGCGATCGTGCATTCCATTCAAGCGAAGCCGTACAGAAACTGGACACGCTGAAAGGCAAGAGGATTGTGGTTATCGGCGGAGGGCAAAGCGGTGCGGAGATATTCCAGCATCTGCTGGAACGCAGAGATTCCGATAACGAGATCAGCTGGATCAGCAGACGGCCGAACTTCCAGCCACTCGACGACTCACCATTCACCGACGAGCATTTCACCCCGCAATACGTGGCCGAGTTCCATCAGCTTGCCGAACCGCGACGGCACGCGATCGTTGAGCATCAAAAGCTCGCAAGCGATGGCATTTCCGCTTCGACGATCAGAGCCATATATCGACGCCTTTATGAACAGCGCCATCTGGACCACGATACCCTGCAGGCCACATTGCTTCCATACCGCGAAGTTCTTGACCTTAAGCAGGATGGCGCGAGCCTGTCGATCGTGATGCGCAACGGTTTCGATGGCACGATCGAGATGCTCAGCGCCGATCATCTGATCTTTGCCACAGGCTACAAATTTTCACTACCTGAATGCCTCTCTGCAATCCAGGATCGGCTGTCAATTGTCGAAGGCAGGTCTTTGCGTGTCGGTGCAGATTTTGCTCTCGACTGGAATGGGCCAGTCGACCGCCGGATCTTTGTACTCAACGCAGGCAGGCTTTGCCATGGCATCGCAGAACCACAATTGAGCCTGATGGCCTGGAGAAGCGCTGTCATCACGAATGCGCTTCTAAAACGGGCACATTTCGATCTGGAATTTCCCGATACCGCTTTCCGCTGGACGTCAGGCAACCTTGATTTGAACCGCTCGGTATCCGGAATATCTTGA
- a CDS encoding IucA/IucC family protein yields MNRQPVSGALLGPLPGRKAVDDEIWGIVNRTAIAKAISELSYEEGFAPVALNKAETMWTLTLGDAVSYRFEARRRIWGQLHINPKSLVRATSAEEAPANDVVGFLADARDVLEISPATFCTYAKELYNTLMADARIVARRSTFNSEKLASLSDMELQTLLDGHPKAPANKGRLGWGLQDTEAYAPEFDAPIQLFWLAAARSHCQFALAQDLAESELLAECLGTGERDNLLAAMSDAGVSLDTHMLLPVHPWQWQSMIVSLYASEIAAGRLVPLGYFGDAYIAQQSLRTLANQVRGRALHVKLPLTILNTSAWRGVPGKYMRIGPKLSHWLAETAKRDPALKNVRILQEVAGAFYPHPHFAALKGAPYQFCEMLGAIWRESPEKHLPHGWRPMMMGALAQSDNAGRPIISALIERSGLSHDQWLERLFDAVAVPLYHFLCCYGVGFIAHGQNITLLLDGDIPAGVAIKDFQGDTDLIDQEFPELATLPADVKSTLKRRPAAHLQQHLQTGHFASVLRFLSEALVAHDSYPELSFYMHLSARLRLYQQRHPGLTERYTIFDLFLPKIPRIAINRVRLAIGYGDANERPVPALGTELNNPLYLAEMASLSSRKTQTNINEGVSV; encoded by the coding sequence ATGAATCGTCAACCAGTCTCCGGGGCTCTTCTTGGCCCGCTTCCGGGCCGCAAAGCGGTTGATGACGAGATATGGGGAATAGTGAACCGAACAGCCATTGCCAAAGCCATCTCGGAACTGTCGTATGAGGAAGGCTTTGCGCCTGTCGCCTTGAACAAGGCTGAAACGATGTGGACGCTGACGCTTGGCGATGCTGTTTCCTATCGTTTTGAAGCACGCCGTCGCATCTGGGGACAGCTGCATATCAATCCGAAAAGCCTCGTGCGGGCGACATCGGCAGAAGAAGCCCCGGCAAATGACGTAGTCGGCTTTCTGGCCGATGCGCGTGATGTTCTGGAGATTTCGCCTGCCACGTTCTGCACATATGCAAAGGAGCTCTACAACACGCTTATGGCGGACGCCCGTATCGTGGCACGCCGTTCCACCTTTAATTCTGAAAAGCTGGCAAGCCTGTCCGATATGGAGTTGCAGACGCTTCTTGACGGCCATCCCAAGGCACCGGCAAACAAGGGACGGCTGGGCTGGGGATTGCAGGATACCGAAGCCTATGCGCCGGAATTCGACGCGCCGATCCAGCTTTTCTGGCTCGCCGCCGCACGCAGTCATTGCCAGTTCGCACTTGCACAAGACCTTGCAGAGTCTGAGTTGCTAGCCGAATGCCTCGGCACAGGAGAACGAGACAATCTGCTTGCTGCGATGAGTGACGCGGGTGTCAGCCTCGACACGCATATGCTGCTGCCCGTCCATCCCTGGCAATGGCAATCGATGATTGTCAGCCTATATGCCAGTGAGATCGCTGCCGGACGACTGGTACCGCTTGGTTATTTCGGCGATGCCTATATTGCGCAACAGTCCCTACGGACACTCGCCAATCAGGTTCGCGGACGAGCCCTTCATGTCAAACTGCCGCTTACCATCCTGAATACGTCTGCCTGGCGCGGCGTCCCCGGAAAATATATGCGGATCGGACCAAAGCTGTCTCACTGGCTCGCGGAAACAGCCAAGAGGGATCCGGCGCTGAAAAATGTCCGGATTCTGCAGGAAGTCGCCGGTGCGTTTTACCCTCATCCGCACTTCGCAGCACTGAAAGGCGCACCCTATCAGTTTTGCGAGATGCTGGGGGCCATCTGGCGGGAGAGTCCGGAAAAGCACTTGCCGCACGGTTGGCGCCCCATGATGATGGGAGCATTGGCGCAGTCTGATAATGCGGGGCGTCCCATTATAAGCGCCCTGATCGAACGATCCGGCCTGTCCCATGATCAATGGCTCGAACGTCTCTTCGATGCAGTCGCAGTCCCGCTCTACCATTTCTTGTGTTGTTATGGGGTTGGGTTCATTGCGCATGGCCAGAATATCACGCTTCTTCTGGACGGCGACATTCCTGCCGGTGTGGCGATCAAGGATTTCCAAGGTGACACCGATCTGATTGACCAAGAATTTCCGGAGCTGGCAACACTCCCCGCAGATGTAAAGTCGACGTTGAAGCGCCGACCGGCGGCCCATCTGCAGCAACATCTCCAGACCGGACATTTTGCGAGCGTGCTGCGGTTTCTTTCCGAAGCACTGGTCGCTCATGATAGCTATCCCGAATTATCGTTCTACATGCACCTCTCGGCTCGGTTGAGGCTTTATCAGCAACGCCACCCGGGACTGACCGAACGATATACAATTTTTGATCTATTTCTTCCGAAAATACCGCGCATAGCCATTAATCGTGTTCGTCTGGCGATCGGCTATGGCGACGCCAATGAACGACCTGTTCCCGCTCTTGGCACCGAACTGAACAATCCTCTTTACCTCGCGGAAATGGCGTCCCTCTCCTCCCGGAAGACGCAAACCAATATCAATGAAGGAGTTTCAGTATGA
- a CDS encoding GNAT family N-acetyltransferase, translated as MNVQTKSSDYQRLPPHAEIGGELSWHYCATNSERLAARLDKSERIFLFGEAGAFRAEASLIFDRQTIMLRDVRLDPLHSDATVLLAALLDAVFLRFPDIAALTLPPASELAPVSTLALREVEGLTVVDRCVLRQLPLLWRKQAAHMPYPSIRSALGPADRLPLLRPPRPSGVFYERWIPELNKTVSFRPIDRRTDMDLFYGWMNQGRVSFFWELAQSPEALETYLLDQERDPHIFGVIANFDNEPTGYFEFYWAREDRLGPHYESEDFDRGWHGLIGNPRHLGRPKTLALFRSVTHYLFLDEPRTQRIVGEPRASHQKMLSYCADVAYDKVKEFDFPHKRAALVCCERDRFFKEVPL; from the coding sequence ACGAATTCCGAGCGGCTTGCGGCAAGGCTGGACAAGAGTGAACGTATATTCCTGTTCGGAGAAGCCGGAGCGTTTCGCGCCGAAGCAAGCCTCATCTTCGACCGGCAGACAATCATGCTGCGAGATGTCAGACTCGACCCTTTGCATAGCGATGCGACCGTGCTGCTTGCTGCCCTGTTGGATGCGGTGTTTCTGCGTTTTCCCGACATTGCGGCTTTGACACTACCACCAGCCAGCGAACTTGCTCCAGTCAGCACCTTGGCTCTGCGGGAAGTCGAAGGTTTGACCGTAGTGGATCGCTGTGTGTTACGCCAGTTGCCGTTGCTGTGGCGCAAACAGGCTGCCCATATGCCTTATCCCAGCATCCGATCGGCACTCGGTCCCGCTGACCGGCTGCCATTACTTCGTCCTCCTCGTCCATCCGGTGTGTTTTACGAACGCTGGATACCGGAATTGAACAAGACCGTTTCCTTCCGTCCCATCGATCGCCGTACGGATATGGACCTGTTCTATGGCTGGATGAACCAAGGACGCGTCTCCTTTTTCTGGGAGCTTGCACAAAGCCCGGAGGCGCTCGAGACCTATCTTCTGGACCAGGAGCGTGACCCGCATATCTTTGGTGTTATCGCGAATTTTGATAACGAGCCGACTGGCTATTTCGAATTCTACTGGGCGCGTGAGGATCGTCTCGGTCCGCATTATGAGAGCGAGGATTTCGATCGCGGCTGGCATGGCCTGATCGGCAATCCCCGGCACCTTGGCCGCCCCAAGACGCTCGCACTTTTCCGCTCGGTTACCCACTATCTGTTCCTTGACGAGCCTCGAACCCAACGCATCGTTGGTGAGCCACGGGCATCCCACCAGAAGATGCTCAGCTATTGCGCAGACGTGGCCTATGACAAGGTGAAGGAATTTGATTTTCCTCACAAGCGCGCCGCCCTGGTGTGTTGTGAACGGGACCGCTTTTTCAAGGAGGTGCCGTTATGA